The genomic DNA CAGGGGTTGGAAGatgatctttagggtcccttcctgcccaaaccactctgtgataTATAGCAAAAGGTGTTAATTCACCAAGCTACCAActtgaagtaattttaaaatcaggATTTACTGAACAGGTATCTTGAGATAAAGGAGGTTTAGGAATTGGTTTGGAATACTTAGGAATATTCCATCCCTTCCCCATAGCTCATGGCCCATAGCTCAAGACTTTGAGTGTCAGAAGATCAGTGATTGATGACACCATTTGTggcagtgcagcagggaggcCCCAGGGTACTGCTTTAGCTCACTCTTGCTCCatgcttttcctgcttctgtGTTCTACTGAGCAAAACTTGTCAGCACCAAAATATCTGTAGCTGGGCTCCAGGGTAGTAAGAGAGGAACAGGAGGTTTTGTGCAAGTGCAGTTGTAAGGAAATGAGCAGTATTTTTGCAGGGCTGGGGTAGTTTGGATGTGTGGTTGTACAGGGTGGAAGTCTTCTGACAGAAGTGTTCTTGGGATCTGTGTTCAGTGTGTCCAGTGTTTCTGGCTGACATCAGCATTGATTCAGGAACGAATTTCTTCTTCCTGGGCAAAACAGAGGAAagtgggcaaaaaaaaaaaaaatctgactacCTCATTGTGGCTGCTTTCAGCTGAGATGCTTTATCTTGGTTTAGAGTTTGTTCCCTCAGGCTCCCAGGATGTCTGCCCAGAGCTCCCGGAACTCAGCGAGCcccatgctgctgctggtgctgctgggctgtgtcctgtgtcccccagcacaGGCCAGCAAGGTGGGTGACCCTGAGCGGTGTGTGGGGCACAGCAGAGGTGggggtgaggggacagagctgtgtcccctccttcatgtggctcctgtgccctgcagagctctgaggacATTCGCTGCAAGTGCATTTGCCCCCCGTACCGCAACATCAGCGGGCACATCTACAACAAGAACGTGTCCCAGAAGGACTGGTGAGTGcgtggagcagccccaggggtGGGTCCCTGACAGCCAAGCTCTGGagttcccagctgtgctgaggaAGGCATTCCCTGCCTGTACGTTTGCAGAGGGAACTGCTTTGGTGGGTGATGTTCAACCCAGGCCAGGGgcattttttaaacagaaattgaGGAATTTGGGATGATATGTTAACCCACCACTCTTGGCAGATGTGGGGTGTGCCCTCCAATCTCTTCCACCTGGACTGGACCCCTCCAAAAGGTGCTGGGACAGTCTGTCCCAGGGACTTGGGGCCAGCAAGGCTGTGAGGGGAGCTCTTTATACCAGATCAGTGTTATCAGCCTGACAGGAAAGCTGGGACACAAACAAAGTCAGCCCTGTGTCCTTGCACAGAGCACTGGTTTcaccttgtgctgctgctcactgtGGTTTGTTTGTGCTGCAGCAACTGTCTGCACGTGGTGGAGCCCATGCCAGTGCCTGGGAATGATGTGGAGGCCTACTGCCTGCTCTGTGAGTGCAAGTACGAGGAGCgcagcaccaccaccatcaAGGTACGagctctgtgtcctgtgtcctgctgcctgtcgtgccacagcagcccagggtgACTGCAGTCACTGCCTGTGTCCTGCTCCTGACAaaccacagcagcccagggtgACTGCAGTCACtgcctgtgtcctgtccctgctgtgccacagcagcccagggtgACTGCAGTCACtgcctgt from Poecile atricapillus isolate bPoeAtr1 chromosome 23, bPoeAtr1.hap1, whole genome shotgun sequence includes the following:
- the TMEM9 gene encoding proton-transporting V-type ATPase complex assembly regulator TMEM9 — its product is MSAQSSRNSASPMLLLVLLGCVLCPPAQASKSSEDIRCKCICPPYRNISGHIYNKNVSQKDCNCLHVVEPMPVPGNDVEAYCLLCECKYEERSTTTIKVIIIIYLSVVGALLLYMAFLVLVDPLIRKPDPYTQPLHNEEDSEDTRSLAAVPTLAGARANTVLERMEGAQQRWKRQVQEQRKTVFDRHKMLS